A portion of the Faecalibacterium sp. I3-3-89 genome contains these proteins:
- a CDS encoding DUF4118 domain-containing protein: MNQNDPPTEHILACLSSSPSNAKIVRTAATMAKAFGGTFTALYVRTPDSDQMGKEDCRRLQQHIRMAEQAGADISTIYGDDIPQQIAEFARISGITKIVLGRSSVHRRHFWSGPSLTEKLTLTAPNLDIYIIPDASAENGYGSGRKLFTRPLLPSVRDLLITAGILSCITLIGFFFLQLDFARYNIIMLYMLGVLFTAWFTSGYTCGVLGSVASVALYNFFMTEPYLTFHAYDPGYQVTFALMLTSAIITCTLTTRLKDHAKMSAQAAFRTKILFDTNQLLQRAKSEEEILSQTASQLMKLLNRSLIVYPEQNGDLGSEQVFEIDGEVPCNIFSAPEERDAANWTFANKKRSGAGTESYPDAKGLYLALRTGGGVFGVIGIDLSEKPLDAFENSVLLSILGEGALAIENRRNALEKEQAALQARNEELRANLLRTISHDLRTPLTSISGNASNLLSNGETLDTETRNKICTDIFDDAQWLIGLVENLLSITRIEDGRMNLQISPQLMDEIIEEALHHVNRKSCEHTITTQYGDEILLVNVDARLIMQVVVNLVDNAIKYTPVGSIIQISAYRKDHQVVVDVADNGPGIPDRAKAQVFEMFYTGQSRIADSHRSLGLGLPLCRAILTAHGGTLTLRDNIPNGSVFSFALPQSEVNIHE; the protein is encoded by the coding sequence ATGAATCAGAACGACCCACCCACTGAACATATTCTGGCGTGTCTGTCGTCCTCTCCCTCCAATGCAAAGATCGTGCGGACGGCAGCAACGATGGCAAAGGCGTTTGGAGGGACTTTTACAGCTCTGTATGTCCGGACGCCTGACTCGGATCAGATGGGAAAAGAAGACTGTCGGCGTTTGCAGCAGCACATTCGTATGGCAGAGCAGGCAGGTGCCGACATTTCTACGATCTACGGGGATGACATTCCGCAGCAGATCGCAGAGTTTGCCCGCATCTCCGGCATTACAAAAATCGTACTGGGGCGCTCCAGCGTACATCGCCGCCATTTCTGGAGTGGACCGTCACTGACTGAAAAATTGACGCTGACTGCGCCTAATCTGGATATTTACATCATCCCGGATGCTTCTGCAGAGAACGGCTACGGTTCAGGACGGAAGCTGTTCACCCGTCCGCTTCTGCCGTCTGTCCGCGATTTACTGATCACCGCAGGCATTTTGAGCTGCATCACACTCATCGGTTTCTTTTTCTTACAACTGGACTTTGCACGCTATAATATTATCATGCTCTATATGCTGGGGGTGCTGTTCACCGCATGGTTTACCAGCGGCTACACCTGCGGTGTGCTGGGGTCCGTTGCCAGTGTAGCATTGTACAATTTCTTCATGACCGAGCCATACCTGACATTCCATGCGTATGATCCCGGTTATCAGGTTACATTTGCCCTGATGCTGACCTCTGCAATCATTACCTGTACCCTGACAACGCGGCTGAAGGATCATGCAAAAATGTCTGCGCAGGCAGCGTTCCGTACAAAAATACTGTTTGATACAAATCAGCTTTTACAGAGAGCAAAAAGCGAGGAAGAAATCCTCTCTCAGACAGCGTCCCAGTTGATGAAGCTGCTGAACCGGAGTCTGATCGTTTACCCGGAACAAAACGGAGATCTTGGGTCAGAACAGGTTTTTGAGATTGATGGGGAAGTGCCGTGTAACATCTTTTCTGCACCGGAAGAACGTGATGCAGCAAACTGGACGTTTGCCAACAAAAAGCGTTCCGGCGCAGGCACGGAGAGCTACCCGGATGCAAAGGGGCTTTATCTTGCGCTTCGGACCGGAGGCGGCGTGTTTGGAGTGATCGGGATCGATCTGTCCGAAAAACCGCTGGATGCCTTTGAAAACAGTGTGCTGCTTTCCATTCTGGGTGAAGGTGCGCTGGCCATCGAAAACCGCAGAAATGCGCTGGAAAAAGAGCAAGCTGCATTGCAGGCAAGGAATGAAGAGCTGCGGGCAAACCTGCTGCGCACGATCTCCCATGACCTGCGCACCCCGCTGACCTCCATTTCCGGCAATGCCAGCAATCTGCTTTCCAACGGAGAAACGCTGGATACAGAGACCCGGAACAAGATCTGCACCGATATTTTTGACGATGCGCAGTGGCTGATCGGTCTGGTGGAAAATCTGCTTTCCATCACCCGCATTGAAGATGGGCGGATGAATCTGCAGATCTCGCCGCAGCTGATGGACGAAATAATCGAAGAAGCACTGCACCATGTCAACCGGAAAAGCTGCGAACACACCATCACAACACAGTATGGGGACGAGATCCTCCTGGTCAATGTGGATGCACGGCTGATCATGCAGGTCGTTGTCAATCTGGTGGATAACGCCATCAAATACACCCCCGTGGGCTCGATCATTCAGATTTCGGCTTACCGGAAAGACCATCAGGTCGTAGTGGACGTTGCAGATAACGGTCCCGGCATTCCGGATCGCGCAAAAGCACAGGTGTTTGAGATGTTTTATACCGGGCAGAGCCGCATCGCAGACAGTCACCGCAGCCTTGGATTGGGTTTGCCCCTCTGCCGAGCGATCCTGACTGCTCACGGCGGAACATTGACCCTGCGTGACAACATTCCCAATGGCAGTGTCTTTTCCTTTGCACTGCCGCAAAGTGAGGTGAATATTCATGAATAA
- a CDS encoding formate dehydrogenase accessory sulfurtransferase FdhD encodes MQINDRFGAAAAFETVSLPDGTEAAVPTEHAAALYVNEQPAFRVVCTPELLPQLALGRLLTEGWITSAGEVEQIAVCAEGLKISVHLTHPLTARSAAAQEVSSCCTDNITLGSPVELQPLRGAPQLDLPPEWVDALAAAMSAGLPLYQATHAVHSCFVLHRGHIFCACEDIGRHNALDKAVGSVMLAGVPLHECVLYTSGRVPVDMVRKAIRAGVPALVSKTMPTVQSLELAQEYGLQLLCGRKHPLTSSKSVG; translated from the coding sequence ATGCAGATCAACGACCGCTTCGGCGCAGCCGCCGCTTTTGAGACCGTATCCCTGCCGGACGGCACCGAAGCCGCCGTACCGACAGAACACGCAGCAGCCCTCTATGTCAATGAGCAGCCCGCATTCCGGGTGGTGTGCACACCGGAGCTGCTGCCGCAGCTGGCGCTGGGGCGGCTGCTGACGGAGGGGTGGATCACATCCGCCGGGGAAGTGGAGCAGATTGCCGTCTGTGCCGAGGGGCTGAAGATCAGCGTCCATCTCACCCACCCGCTGACGGCGCGGAGCGCAGCGGCGCAGGAGGTGTCCAGCTGCTGCACCGACAACATCACGCTGGGCAGCCCCGTGGAGCTGCAACCCCTGCGCGGCGCGCCCCAGCTGGACCTGCCGCCGGAATGGGTGGACGCCCTCGCCGCCGCCATGAGCGCGGGCCTGCCCCTCTATCAGGCCACCCACGCAGTCCACAGCTGCTTCGTGCTGCACCGGGGCCATATCTTCTGCGCCTGCGAGGACATCGGGCGGCACAATGCGCTGGACAAGGCCGTGGGCAGCGTGATGCTGGCCGGCGTCCCGCTGCACGAATGCGTCCTCTACACCAGCGGCCGCGTGCCGGTGGACATGGTGCGCAAGGCCATCCGGGCAGGCGTCCCGGCACTGGTGAGCAAGACCATGCCCACCGTGCAGTCGCTGGAGCTGGCGCAGGAATATGGCTTACAGCTGCTCTGCGGCCGGAAACATCCGCTAACATCGTCGAAAAGTGTGGGGTGA
- a CDS encoding potassium channel family protein — MKSILLIGLGRFGRHIAQELNELGHQVMAIDSNEDRVNAVLSYVTNAQIGDSTSEYFLRSLGVGNFDVCIVTIGGNFQNSLETTSLLKELGAKLVVSRAERDVQAKFLLRNGADEVVYPEKQLAKWAAIRYSSEHILDYIELQDDHAIMEVTIPPEWMDRTIGEINIRKKYNINILALKKDGKLDMNITPDTQLCRDESMLVLGKYASIQKCFRL, encoded by the coding sequence ATGAAATCGATTCTTTTGATCGGACTTGGCCGTTTTGGCCGCCATATTGCGCAGGAACTGAATGAGCTGGGTCATCAGGTCATGGCGATCGACAGCAACGAAGACCGTGTGAACGCCGTGCTTTCCTATGTGACGAATGCGCAGATCGGTGACAGCACCAGCGAATACTTTCTGCGCTCCCTCGGTGTCGGCAATTTTGATGTGTGTATCGTGACCATTGGCGGCAATTTTCAAAACTCACTGGAAACAACATCGCTGCTCAAGGAGCTGGGCGCAAAGCTTGTGGTCTCGCGTGCAGAGCGGGATGTACAAGCTAAGTTTTTGCTGCGCAACGGTGCGGATGAAGTGGTCTACCCGGAAAAGCAGCTGGCAAAGTGGGCAGCGATCCGATACAGCTCCGAACACATTCTGGATTATATCGAGCTGCAGGACGACCACGCCATCATGGAAGTGACCATTCCGCCGGAATGGATGGATCGCACGATCGGTGAGATCAATATCCGAAAAAAGTATAACATCAATATTCTTGCGCTGAAAAAAGACGGAAAGCTCGATATGAACATCACGCCGGATACACAGCTGTGCCGGGATGAAAGTATGCTGGTTTTGGGGAAATACGCATCGATCCAGAAGTGTTTCCGGCTCTAA
- a CDS encoding response regulator: MNKPTILVVEDDVPVRCLITTTLKTHGYKYLTASNGETAIMMATSHNPDIMLLDLGLPDIDGIEVIRSVRTWSNLPIIVLSARSEDSDKIEALDNGADDYLTKPFSVDELLARLRVTQRRLNLLASDGINSPVFVNGPLKIDFSAGCVWLSENELHLTPIEYKLLCVLAHNVGKVLTHTSLTQKVWGSTQENDIASLRVYMASLRKKLERYPDAPHLIQTHVGVGYRMLRAENDEA; encoded by the coding sequence ATGAATAAGCCGACCATTCTGGTCGTAGAGGATGATGTTCCTGTACGGTGTCTGATCACAACGACCCTGAAGACCCACGGCTATAAATATCTGACTGCTTCCAATGGGGAAACGGCGATCATGATGGCTACCAGCCACAACCCGGACATCATGCTGCTGGATCTTGGGCTGCCCGATATAGACGGCATCGAGGTCATCCGCAGCGTCCGCACATGGTCGAACCTGCCCATCATCGTCCTGAGTGCCCGGAGCGAAGATTCTGATAAGATCGAGGCACTGGACAACGGCGCAGACGATTATCTGACAAAGCCGTTTTCCGTGGATGAGCTGCTGGCAAGACTGCGTGTAACGCAGCGCCGATTGAATCTGCTGGCTTCTGACGGCATAAATAGTCCGGTTTTTGTCAATGGTCCTTTGAAGATCGACTTCTCGGCAGGCTGCGTCTGGCTGAGCGAGAATGAATTGCATTTGACCCCCATCGAGTACAAGCTGCTGTGTGTGCTGGCGCATAATGTGGGCAAAGTGCTGACGCATACCTCCCTCACGCAGAAAGTATGGGGCAGTACGCAGGAAAATGACATTGCTTCCTTGCGAGTTTACATGGCATCCCTGCGCAAAAAATTGGAACGATACCCGGATGCGCCGCATCTGATCCAGACCCATGTTGGTGTCGGATACCGGATGCTGCGCGCAGAAAACGATGAAGCATAG
- a CDS encoding TrkH family potassium uptake protein produces the protein MIQYPRYRQHRFSSFQVIIAGFAAVDLVGALLLMLPIAAQQRCVTPFHEALFTSTSALCVTGLVVQDTGSYWSVFGQSVILLLIQIGGLGVITVGAAFALLSGRKISLKQRSTMQEATAAPQMGGIVRLTGFILRITALFELAGAALLLPTFCADYGLRGIWYALFHSISAFCNAGFDLLGTEGAKFVSLTRYAGDPLLTTVIAALIVFGGLGFLIWEDICTYRLDFHRYRMQSKVILVTTAFLLVLPALYFYCFEFTAGSARQRILLSIFQSVTPRTAGFNTADLAAMGSTSQALMVVLMLLGGSPGSTAGGMKTTTFAVLLANMWATFRRREDAEFFGRRIDSSAVKNAATIAGMYLTLFFLGAFVIAAAEQLPMSVCLYETASAVATVGLTLGITPQLGILSQGVLIALMFLGRVGGLTLIYAAFGSSPAHSRLPQEKIAIG, from the coding sequence ATGATTCAATATCCTCGTTACAGGCAGCACCGTTTTTCTTCTTTTCAGGTCATTATTGCAGGGTTTGCGGCAGTTGATCTGGTGGGCGCATTGCTTCTGATGCTCCCGATTGCTGCACAGCAACGGTGCGTTACACCGTTCCATGAGGCGCTGTTTACTTCCACCTCCGCCCTTTGTGTGACCGGGCTTGTGGTTCAGGATACCGGCAGCTACTGGTCGGTATTCGGGCAGAGCGTGATCCTTCTTCTGATCCAGATCGGAGGATTGGGCGTTATTACAGTAGGTGCTGCCTTTGCGCTGCTTTCCGGGCGAAAGATCTCCCTCAAGCAGCGCAGCACGATGCAGGAAGCTACGGCTGCCCCGCAGATGGGCGGCATCGTGCGGCTGACAGGCTTTATTCTGCGGATCACCGCTCTGTTTGAACTGGCTGGTGCTGCACTGCTGCTGCCGACATTTTGCGCCGATTATGGATTGCGCGGGATCTGGTATGCACTGTTTCATTCCATTTCGGCGTTCTGCAATGCCGGCTTTGACCTGCTGGGAACAGAGGGTGCAAAATTTGTTTCGCTGACACGGTATGCAGGTGACCCATTGCTTACCACAGTGATCGCGGCCCTGATCGTCTTTGGCGGCCTTGGCTTTCTGATATGGGAGGACATTTGTACATACCGCCTTGACTTTCACCGCTATCGGATGCAGAGCAAGGTGATCCTTGTCACAACGGCGTTTCTTCTGGTACTGCCGGCACTGTACTTTTATTGCTTCGAGTTCACAGCAGGCTCTGCCCGGCAGCGCATTTTATTGTCGATATTCCAATCCGTTACCCCTCGTACTGCCGGCTTTAACACCGCCGATCTTGCTGCGATGGGCAGCACTTCACAGGCATTGATGGTGGTTCTGATGCTGTTGGGCGGTTCGCCCGGCTCCACGGCAGGCGGCATGAAAACCACAACATTTGCCGTTCTGCTGGCCAATATGTGGGCGACCTTCCGCCGCAGAGAAGATGCGGAATTTTTCGGGCGGCGCATAGATAGTTCCGCGGTCAAGAATGCTGCCACGATTGCAGGGATGTATTTGACGCTGTTCTTCCTCGGAGCCTTTGTCATTGCTGCGGCAGAGCAGCTGCCGATGTCAGTCTGTTTGTATGAGACTGCTTCGGCTGTGGCAACGGTAGGCCTGACATTGGGTATCACGCCGCAGTTGGGCATCCTTTCGCAGGGGGTGCTGATCGCACTGATGTTTTTGGGACGTGTTGGCGGATTGACGTTGATCTATGCGGCATTTGGCAGCAGCCCTGCCCACTCTCGTCTGCCACAGGAGAAGATCGCAATCGGATAA